The proteins below come from a single Cylindrospermopsis raciborskii Cr2010 genomic window:
- the cydB gene encoding cytochrome d ubiquinol oxidase subunit II, with protein MEPLEPLQHFLPQVWFFILGLFLFLYILLDGFDLGVGILSLTASSEERRSILMTSLGNVWDANETWLILMGGSLFGAFPLAYATILNALYLPAVVMVVGLILRAVSFEFRENADNKLVWNIAFGVGSFLAALGQGFALGSVFEGIKVDQAGHFAGGVWDWLTWRSVVVALTLIQGYVLIGSTYLILKTTGDLQKTYYKTATIATWTTLVGALFITISTPIISGEARTQLFAAPLIYIFGLIPVLGILFIGLLLRSLYQRQENTPLVYTFLVFCLSFIGLGFVIFPNIIPPSVTIYQAAAAPSSLVFMLTFIGFLIPVVLFYNVYNYVVFRGKIINQE; from the coding sequence ATGGAACCATTAGAGCCGTTACAACACTTTTTGCCTCAAGTTTGGTTTTTCATTTTAGGTCTGTTTTTGTTCCTTTATATTTTATTAGATGGATTTGATTTAGGAGTTGGCATTCTATCCCTAACCGCTTCTAGCGAGGAACGTCGTAGTATTTTGATGACCAGTTTAGGTAATGTTTGGGATGCCAACGAAACTTGGTTGATTTTAATGGGGGGTTCTCTATTTGGAGCTTTTCCCTTGGCATACGCCACCATTTTAAACGCCCTCTATCTACCTGCGGTAGTAATGGTTGTAGGTTTAATTCTCAGAGCAGTTTCCTTTGAGTTTAGAGAAAACGCTGATAACAAATTAGTTTGGAATATTGCCTTTGGTGTAGGCAGTTTTCTGGCCGCCCTAGGACAAGGATTTGCCTTGGGAAGTGTTTTTGAGGGTATCAAGGTTGACCAAGCTGGACATTTTGCCGGTGGCGTTTGGGACTGGTTAACCTGGCGATCAGTAGTGGTTGCTCTAACTCTAATTCAAGGGTATGTTCTCATTGGATCTACTTATTTAATCTTGAAAACCACTGGAGATTTACAGAAAACTTACTACAAGACTGCCACCATAGCTACCTGGACAACTTTAGTGGGTGCACTATTTATTACTATTAGCACCCCTATAATTTCTGGGGAGGCACGAACCCAATTATTTGCAGCTCCCCTGATTTACATCTTTGGTTTAATACCCGTTTTGGGGATCCTATTCATAGGATTACTATTGCGAAGTCTATACCAGCGTCAAGAAAATACTCCTTTGGTATACACATTCCTAGTTTTTTGTCTTTCCTTTATTGGGCTAGGTTTTGTAATTTTTCCGAACATCATTCCTCCCAGTGTGACCATTTATCAAGCAGCAGCAGCACCAAGTTCTTTGGTGTTTATGTTGACATTTATCGGTTTTCTTATCCCCGTAGTTTTATTTTACAACGTTTATAACTACGTAGTATTTCGAGGCAAAATTATTAACCAGGAGTAG
- a CDS encoding RpnC/YadD family protein, whose protein sequence is MSRIRANYDEPWKEALTEYFEQFLLFFFPGIHQLIDWGKTPESLDKELQRITALSKTKRRFADKLYKVWLVSGEEIWVLIHIEIQSQYEEEFQKRMYIYNYRAFDLYQKPVISLAILGDEKADWKPESYNYSLGGCEVSLKFPVVKLLSYEEKWSELEESNNPFAIVIMAHLKTKATRGKPGEREKWKWILIRGLYNGGLDKNQIVRLLGIIDTMMTLPKKSQESLENKIKSFEEETKMPLLTNIELKGIETGKEIGKEIGKEIGKEIGTLEKAHDYVKLVLKTRLGDIPETIAKEVDTISVLPILDELLKLAIKVDCFEDFHQSLLKLSPKKFESNKSDKS, encoded by the coding sequence ATGAGTCGGATAAGAGCTAATTATGACGAACCATGGAAAGAAGCACTAACGGAGTATTTTGAACAATTTCTGCTTTTCTTCTTTCCGGGAATTCACCAATTAATTGATTGGGGAAAAACACCAGAGTCTCTAGATAAAGAACTGCAAAGAATTACAGCCTTATCAAAAACGAAAAGGCGCTTTGCAGATAAATTGTATAAAGTCTGGTTAGTTAGTGGGGAAGAAATCTGGGTGTTGATTCACATTGAAATTCAAAGTCAATATGAGGAAGAATTCCAAAAGAGGATGTATATTTATAATTACCGTGCTTTTGACCTATATCAAAAACCGGTGATTAGTCTAGCAATTTTGGGAGATGAAAAAGCTGATTGGAAACCAGAAAGTTATAATTATAGCTTAGGAGGGTGTGAGGTAAGTCTGAAATTTCCCGTGGTGAAACTACTCAGCTATGAGGAAAAATGGTCAGAACTGGAAGAAAGTAATAATCCTTTTGCTATAGTGATAATGGCACATCTAAAAACAAAAGCAACTAGGGGGAAACCAGGGGAGAGAGAAAAATGGAAATGGATTTTAATCCGAGGACTATATAACGGGGGGTTAGATAAAAACCAGATAGTTAGATTGCTGGGAATCATTGATACAATGATGACGCTACCTAAAAAATCACAGGAAAGTTTGGAGAATAAGATAAAGAGCTTTGAGGAGGAAACAAAAATGCCACTATTAACTAATATCGAGTTAAAAGGAATAGAAACTGGTAAGGAAATTGGTAAGGAAATTGGCAAGGAAATTGGCAAGGAAATTGGCACATTAGAAAAAGCTCATGATTATGTGAAACTGGTGTTGAAAACCCGATTAGGTGACATACCAGAGACAATTGCCAAAGAGGTAGACACAATATCAGTATTACCAATTTTGGATGAGCTACTAAAGTTGGCAATCAAAGTTGATTGTTTTGAAGATTTTCACCAATCCTTATTAAAATTATCTCCCAAAAAGTTTGAGTCAAATAAGTCGGATAAAAGCTAA
- a CDS encoding RpnC/YadD family protein translates to MSRIRANYDEPWKEALTEYFEQFLLFFFPGIHQLIDWGKTPESLDKELQRITALSKTKRRFADKLYKVWLVSGEEIWVLIHIEIQSQYEEEFQKRMYIYNYRAFDLYQKPVISLAILGDEKADWKPESYNYSLGGCEVSLKFPVVKLLSYEEKWSELEESNNPFAIVVMAHLKTKATKGKPEEREKWKWILIRGLYNGGLDRNQIVRLLGIIDTMMKLPKKSQESLENKIKNFEEETKMPLLTNIELKGIETGKEIGKEIGKEIGKEIGKEIGKEIGKEIGTLEKAHDYVKLVLKTRLGDIPETIAKGVDTISVLPILDELLKLAIKVDCFEDFHQSLLKLSPKKFESNESDKS, encoded by the coding sequence ATGAGTCGGATAAGAGCTAATTATGACGAACCATGGAAAGAAGCACTAACGGAGTATTTTGAACAATTTCTGCTTTTCTTCTTTCCGGGAATTCACCAATTAATTGATTGGGGAAAAACACCAGAGTCTCTAGATAAAGAACTGCAAAGAATTACAGCCTTATCAAAAACGAAAAGGCGCTTTGCAGATAAATTGTATAAAGTCTGGTTAGTTAGTGGGGAAGAAATCTGGGTGTTGATTCACATTGAAATTCAAAGTCAATATGAGGAAGAATTCCAAAAGAGGATGTATATTTATAATTACCGTGCTTTTGACCTATATCAAAAACCGGTGATTAGTCTAGCAATTTTGGGAGATGAAAAAGCTGATTGGAAACCAGAAAGTTATAATTATAGCTTAGGAGGGTGTGAGGTAAGTCTGAAATTTCCCGTGGTGAAACTACTCAGCTATGAGGAAAAATGGTCAGAACTGGAAGAAAGTAATAATCCTTTTGCTATAGTGGTAATGGCACATCTAAAAACAAAAGCAACTAAGGGAAAACCAGAGGAGAGAGAAAAATGGAAATGGATTTTAATCCGAGGACTATATAACGGGGGGTTAGATAGAAACCAGATAGTTCGATTGCTGGGAATCATTGATACAATGATGAAGCTACCTAAAAAATCACAGGAAAGTTTGGAGAATAAGATAAAGAACTTTGAAGAGGAAACAAAGATGCCACTGTTAACTAATATCGAGTTAAAAGGAATAGAAACTGGTAAGGAAATTGGTAAGGAAATTGGTAAGGAAATTGGCAAGGAAATTGGTAAGGAAATTGGCAAGGAAATTGGCAAGGAAATTGGCACATTAGAAAAAGCTCATGATTATGTGAAACTGGTGTTGAAAACCCGATTGGGTGACATACCAGAGACAATTGCCAAAGGGGTGGACACAATATCAGTATTACCAATTTTGGATGAGCTACTAAAGTTGGCAATCAAAGTTGATTGTTTTGAAGATTTTCACCAATCCTTATTAAAATTATCTCCCAAAAAGTTTGAGTCAAATGAGTCGGATAAGAGCTAA
- the smpB gene encoding SsrA-binding protein SmpB, with amino-acid sequence MSDKNEGYKIISDNRQARYLYEILETYEAGIQLTGTEVKSIRAGKVNLQDGYALLRDGEAWLINAHISPYTASGQYFNHEPRRTRKLLLHGLEIRKLIGKVEQQGLTLIPLKMYFKRGWVKISIGLCRGKKVHDKREDLKRRQDQRDIQRAMKNY; translated from the coding sequence ATGAGTGACAAAAACGAAGGTTACAAGATTATTAGTGATAATAGACAAGCCCGTTATTTATATGAAATCCTAGAAACCTACGAAGCAGGAATTCAGCTCACTGGTACGGAAGTGAAATCAATACGAGCGGGTAAAGTCAACTTACAGGATGGTTATGCTTTGTTGCGTGATGGAGAAGCATGGCTAATAAACGCTCATATTTCCCCTTACACAGCCAGTGGACAATATTTCAATCATGAGCCCAGACGCACCCGAAAATTGCTTTTACACGGATTAGAAATTCGTAAGTTGATAGGTAAAGTGGAACAACAAGGTTTAACCTTGATTCCATTAAAAATGTACTTCAAAAGGGGCTGGGTAAAGATCAGCATTGGTTTATGCAGAGGGAAGAAAGTCCATGATAAACGGGAAGATTTAAAGCGTCGTCAAGATCAGCGTGATATTCAGCGGGCGATGAAGAATTACTAA
- a CDS encoding RpnC/YadD family protein, producing the protein MARPGGNPELKKYQFSSEGEPNNAQLRLWVTKSLLTRLNNTFGANRNKWIRETLTKALDEIDENHMKHDMKNFEEETKMPLLTNIELKGIETGKEIGKEIGKEIGTLEKAHDYVKLVLKTRLGDIPETIAKGVDTISVLPILDELLKLAIKVDCFEDFHQSLLKLSPKKFESNESDKS; encoded by the coding sequence ATGGCTAGACCTGGTGGAAACCCTGAACTCAAAAAATATCAATTTTCTAGTGAAGGGGAACCTAATAATGCTCAACTTCGCTTGTGGGTTACTAAATCTCTTTTGACTAGGCTTAACAATACCTTCGGAGCGAATAGAAATAAGTGGATTAGAGAAACTCTAACCAAAGCATTAGATGAAATTGATGAAAATCATATGAAACATGATATGAAGAACTTTGAGGAAGAAACAAAGATGCCACTATTAACTAATATCGAGTTAAAAGGAATAGAAACTGGTAAGGAAATTGGTAAGGAAATTGGCAAGGAAATTGGCACATTAGAAAAAGCTCATGATTATGTGAAACTGGTGTTGAAAACCCGATTGGGTGACATACCAGAGACAATTGCCAAAGGGGTGGACACAATATCAGTATTACCAATTTTGGATGAGCTACTAAAGTTGGCAATCAAAGTTGATTGTTTTGAAGATTTTCACCAATCCTTATTAAAATTATCTCCCAAAAAGTTTGAGTCAAATGAGTCGGATAAGAGCTAA
- a CDS encoding low molecular weight protein-tyrosine-phosphatase, giving the protein MSYKLLFVCLGNICRSPSAENIMNYLIDKANLSNEIHCDSAGTSNYHIGSPPDRRMSAAASAKLGIDLLGKARQFQISDFEDFDLILAMDKDNYRDILSLDSSGRYHPKVRLMCDFCSEHSFQEVPDPYYGGPEGFNQVIDLLMDACNGLLKHIKNQ; this is encoded by the coding sequence ATGTCATATAAGTTACTTTTTGTCTGTCTTGGCAATATTTGTCGTTCTCCATCAGCGGAGAATATTATGAATTATCTAATCGATAAAGCAAATTTAAGTAATGAAATTCATTGCGATTCCGCTGGTACTTCCAACTATCACATTGGCAGTCCACCCGATAGAAGAATGAGCGCGGCCGCATCTGCTAAATTGGGTATTGACCTACTTGGAAAAGCCCGTCAGTTCCAAATATCTGACTTTGAGGATTTTGACTTGATTTTGGCTATGGATAAGGATAACTATCGAGATATTCTCTCTCTGGACTCTTCAGGAAGGTATCATCCCAAGGTTCGTCTTATGTGCGACTTTTGCTCTGAACACAGTTTCCAGGAAGTCCCTGATCCCTATTATGGAGGACCAGAGGGATTTAATCAAGTAATAGATTTACTTATGGATGCTTGTAATGGACTGTTAAAACATATAAAAAATCAATAA
- a CDS encoding response regulator transcription factor, with protein sequence MPLKILVVDDDIGTSLSISDYLELCGYSVLTADDGENALSIIQQEHLDLMVTDIIMPRMNGYELVRRVRQNIEFRLLPVILLTARTKTQERILGYQSGCDLYLPKPFELEELSAAVRNLLERSQIIQSEYCLSSQISGSFPPDDKTRPVSPSIPRTETLNHPDSHILMSISTREREVLELLTHGLSNAEIGSKLYLSPRTVEKYVSSLLRKTSSNNRAELVRFAIKHGIVD encoded by the coding sequence ATGCCCTTAAAAATCCTTGTGGTCGATGATGACATTGGCACTAGTCTCTCGATTAGTGATTATCTGGAACTGTGTGGTTATTCTGTACTGACAGCTGATGATGGTGAAAACGCCCTATCTATTATACAACAAGAACACCTGGATTTGATGGTGACGGACATTATTATGCCACGAATGAACGGTTATGAGTTGGTCCGTCGAGTACGTCAAAACATTGAGTTTCGCTTGCTACCTGTTATTCTCTTGACTGCTAGAACCAAAACTCAAGAGAGGATTCTCGGTTATCAGTCGGGATGTGATTTATATTTACCTAAGCCTTTTGAACTAGAGGAGTTATCCGCTGCTGTTCGTAACTTGTTAGAGCGATCGCAAATTATTCAATCGGAATATTGTTTATCCAGTCAGATCAGTGGCAGTTTTCCCCCTGATGACAAAACCAGACCTGTTTCCCCATCTATTCCTAGGACTGAGACTTTAAACCATCCCGACTCTCACATACTCATGTCCATAAGTACCAGAGAACGAGAGGTTCTGGAGTTGTTGACTCATGGGCTATCCAATGCAGAAATTGGCAGTAAATTATATTTGAGTCCACGTACAGTAGAGAAATATGTCAGTAGCTTATTGAGAAAAACTTCTAGTAATAACAGAGCTGAACTGGTAAGATTTGCTATAAAGCATGGTATAGTAGACTAG
- a CDS encoding IctB family putative bicarbonate transporter, translating into MNLLWERFTLSSLPLKEYVNTSYLHRLVGIVSPWRQTSWLMQWGDMLSAALISLIYGLSPFVSSTLTGILLLAAAALWLILTISDDTNLSKISFTPIHLVVLLYWFIAVVSAGLSPVKKAAFSDLVTLTLYLLLFALCARSLRIHRVRSWLITLYLHVSLLVSVYGIRQWFFGAKALATWVDPESTLSKTTRVYSYLGNPNLLAGYLIPAVALSLVAIFAWHGWIRKSLAVIMLAANASCLVLTFSRGGWIGMLIAILAAMVLLAYWWSVQLSLFWRTWLLPIILGTFIGALLLAVIFVEPVRLRLVSIFADRQDSSNNFRRNVWDAVLEMIRDRPIIGIGPGHNSFNKIYPLYQRPRYSALSAYSIFLETAVESGFVGLSCFIWLIIVIINSGLVQMRQFLKVRNQDGLWLIGAIAAIFGMLGHGTVDTVWYRPEVNTLWWLMVAIVASYWNPLTENRGEIN; encoded by the coding sequence ATGAATTTACTCTGGGAAAGATTTACACTATCCTCCTTACCCCTAAAAGAATATGTCAATACTAGCTATCTACATAGGTTGGTGGGTATTGTAAGTCCTTGGCGCCAAACCAGCTGGCTGATGCAATGGGGAGATATGCTCTCTGCTGCTTTAATCAGCCTAATTTACGGATTGTCACCCTTTGTGTCTAGCACTTTAACTGGAATATTGCTACTAGCAGCTGCAGCATTATGGTTAATCTTAACTATATCAGATGACACTAATCTATCTAAAATTTCCTTTACCCCAATTCATCTGGTAGTTCTGCTCTATTGGTTTATTGCTGTGGTTTCAGCAGGCTTATCCCCTGTCAAAAAGGCAGCTTTTAGTGATTTGGTAACTTTAACACTCTATTTACTACTTTTTGCTCTGTGTGCTAGATCCCTGAGAATTCACCGCGTTCGCTCTTGGTTAATTACCCTGTACTTACATGTATCCCTCCTTGTTAGTGTATATGGCATTCGACAATGGTTTTTCGGGGCTAAGGCCTTGGCTACCTGGGTTGATCCAGAATCAACTCTATCTAAAACCACTAGGGTCTACAGTTATCTAGGTAATCCGAACTTATTGGCTGGGTATCTGATCCCCGCAGTGGCTTTAAGTTTAGTGGCTATTTTCGCCTGGCACGGTTGGATTAGAAAGTCTCTAGCTGTAATTATGTTAGCCGCAAACGCTTCTTGTTTGGTTTTAACTTTTAGTCGCGGTGGCTGGATTGGTATGCTAATCGCTATTTTGGCTGCTATGGTGTTGTTAGCTTATTGGTGGAGTGTACAACTGTCTCTATTTTGGCGCACTTGGTTATTGCCAATTATATTGGGAACTTTTATCGGCGCTCTTCTGCTAGCAGTAATTTTTGTTGAGCCAGTTAGATTGCGATTGGTTAGTATTTTTGCTGACCGTCAAGATAGTAGTAATAATTTTCGCCGTAATGTCTGGGATGCAGTTTTGGAAATGATTCGCGATCGCCCAATTATTGGTATTGGTCCAGGACATAATTCTTTTAATAAAATCTATCCCCTTTACCAACGTCCCCGCTATAGTGCTTTGAGTGCCTATTCAATTTTCCTAGAAACAGCTGTAGAAAGTGGTTTTGTTGGTTTGTCTTGTTTTATCTGGTTGATTATTGTCATTATCAACTCAGGACTGGTTCAAATGCGCCAGTTTCTCAAGGTGAGAAATCAGGATGGACTTTGGTTAATAGGAGCGATCGCGGCTATATTTGGTATGCTAGGTCATGGTACTGTAGATACTGTATGGTATCGTCCAGAAGTGAATACTCTTTGGTGGTTAATGGTGGCCATAGTGGCTAGCTACTGGAATCCCTTGACCGAAAACCGTGGAGAAATAAATTAG
- a CDS encoding cytochrome ubiquinol oxidase subunit I, which produces MEELISDTVTLSRIQFALTAIFHMLWPVLTTGMAIYLVVIEGLWLKTHNLEYYHHARFWSKLYVLNFGIGVASGLPMAFQFGLNWAPFSESVGDFFGTVLGFEGTMAFMLEASFLGIMLFGWDRVPPVIHWISTILVAFGANLSTFWILSANSWLQTPAGGEFIAGKFVVQDYFQAIANPFMVNSFLHTFFATLETSLFVIGGISAWYIINQRRTEFFLRSFKVILAIAIVIAPLQVFIGHLSAEQVYHYQPAKLAAMEAQWETVPAGEPADWSLLAVPNNKVEKNEWEIKVPGALSYLLELKSKLDQPVKGLKEWEPKNRPQMVGLIYYSFRIMVGIGLFLAGLMLITVIQWLSGKLSTTTITQQKWLMRAWIFAGPLGYIAVETGWIVRCVGRQPWIVYGELRTVDAASHIPPGEVLFSLVGLMSMYAVFFVAALYFGSRIIRKGPNLELPAPRTIIKPAIDIEPAQHGVDRRPAEAQQ; this is translated from the coding sequence ATGGAAGAACTCATCTCAGACACGGTAACATTGTCACGAATACAGTTTGCACTAACCGCAATATTCCACATGCTCTGGCCAGTGCTAACAACTGGTATGGCCATATACTTAGTGGTAATCGAGGGATTGTGGTTAAAAACTCACAACCTAGAATACTACCACCACGCCCGCTTCTGGTCTAAATTATATGTTCTCAACTTTGGCATTGGTGTTGCATCTGGGTTACCGATGGCATTCCAATTTGGTCTGAACTGGGCACCCTTCTCCGAGTCAGTGGGAGATTTTTTTGGTACCGTCCTGGGTTTTGAAGGCACAATGGCATTTATGCTAGAAGCTAGTTTCCTGGGCATTATGCTATTTGGCTGGGATCGAGTCCCACCAGTTATTCATTGGATATCCACCATTCTAGTGGCTTTTGGAGCTAATCTCTCCACCTTCTGGATTCTATCAGCAAATTCTTGGCTACAAACCCCAGCAGGCGGTGAATTTATCGCCGGTAAGTTTGTTGTTCAAGACTACTTCCAAGCGATCGCCAATCCATTTATGGTGAATAGTTTTCTCCATACATTCTTTGCCACTTTAGAAACCTCCTTGTTTGTGATTGGTGGTATTAGTGCCTGGTATATTATCAATCAACGTCGCACGGAATTCTTCCTCCGTTCCTTCAAAGTTATACTGGCGATCGCCATTGTAATTGCACCTCTACAAGTCTTTATAGGACACCTGAGTGCGGAACAAGTTTACCACTATCAACCGGCGAAACTTGCAGCAATGGAAGCTCAGTGGGAAACAGTTCCTGCGGGAGAACCTGCGGATTGGAGTCTGTTGGCTGTACCCAACAATAAAGTTGAGAAAAATGAGTGGGAAATCAAAGTTCCGGGGGCGTTGAGCTACCTATTAGAACTCAAATCTAAACTTGACCAACCGGTTAAGGGGCTCAAAGAATGGGAACCCAAAAATCGACCCCAAATGGTAGGACTGATCTACTATTCCTTCCGAATCATGGTAGGGATTGGACTATTTTTGGCTGGGTTAATGCTGATTACAGTTATACAATGGCTAAGTGGCAAACTATCCACCACAACCATCACCCAGCAAAAGTGGTTAATGAGAGCATGGATCTTTGCCGGTCCTCTGGGTTATATAGCGGTTGAAACCGGGTGGATTGTTCGTTGTGTAGGTAGACAGCCTTGGATTGTGTATGGGGAACTAAGAACCGTTGATGCTGCATCCCATATTCCCCCAGGAGAAGTTTTATTCTCTCTAGTAGGGTTGATGAGTATGTATGCGGTGTTTTTCGTTGCTGCCCTTTATTTTGGCAGTCGTATTATTCGTAAGGGACCCAACTTAGAATTACCAGCACCGCGTACAATAATTAAACCAGCTATTGATATTGAGCCTGCTCAACATGGAGTAGATCGTCGTCCAGCAGAAGCACAACAGTAA
- a CDS encoding DUF29 domain-containing protein, with the protein MNSEVPPKYEQDFYGWIQWQLRAISQRQVSQLDWENLQTELEGLGRQEYRELVSRLTVLLGHLLKWEYQPENRCRSWFLTIREQRRAIHRHFQRNPTLKSRIPYALEDAFEGGVDLALRETNLPLRTFPQVCPYQFEQAISHGFMCDTSQDWQ; encoded by the coding sequence ATGAACTCTGAAGTTCCTCCTAAATACGAACAAGACTTTTATGGTTGGATTCAATGGCAACTCAGAGCAATTTCCCAAAGACAAGTATCTCAACTGGACTGGGAAAATTTGCAGACGGAGTTAGAAGGGTTGGGAAGACAGGAATATCGGGAACTAGTTAGTCGTCTTACGGTTTTGTTGGGACACCTGCTCAAGTGGGAATACCAACCGGAGAATCGTTGTCGCAGTTGGTTTCTAACTATTAGAGAACAGCGCCGTGCTATCCATCGTCATTTTCAACGTAATCCCACCTTAAAATCCCGTATCCCCTACGCTTTGGAGGATGCTTTTGAAGGGGGAGTTGATTTAGCTCTACGAGAAACTAACCTACCATTGAGAACTTTTCCCCAAGTTTGTCCCTACCAGTTTGAACAAGCGATTTCCCATGGATTTATGTGCGATACTAGTCAAGATTGGCAATAA
- a CDS encoding RpnC/YadD family protein — MSRIRANYDEPWKEALTEYFEQFLLFFFPGIHQLIDWGKTPESLDKELQRITALSKTKRRFADKLYKVWLVSGEEIWVLIHIEIQSQYEEEFQKRMYIYNYRAFDLYQKPVISLAILGDEKADWKPESYNYSLGGCEVSLKFPVVKLLSYEEKWSELEESNNPFAIVVMAHLKTKATKGKPEEREKWKWILIRGLYNGGLDRNQIVRLLGIIDTMMKLPKKSQESLENKIKNFEEETKMPLLTNIELKGIETGKEIGKEIGTLEKAHDYVKLVLKTRLGDIPETIAKGVDTISVLPILDELLKLAIKVDCFEDFHQSLLKLSPKKFESNESDKS, encoded by the coding sequence ATGAGTCGGATAAGAGCTAATTATGACGAACCATGGAAAGAAGCACTAACGGAGTATTTTGAACAATTTCTGCTTTTCTTCTTTCCGGGAATTCACCAATTAATTGATTGGGGAAAAACACCAGAGTCTCTAGATAAAGAACTGCAAAGAATTACAGCCTTATCAAAAACGAAAAGGCGCTTTGCAGATAAATTGTATAAAGTCTGGTTAGTTAGTGGGGAAGAAATCTGGGTGTTGATTCACATTGAAATTCAAAGTCAATATGAGGAAGAATTCCAAAAGAGGATGTATATTTATAATTACCGTGCTTTTGACCTATATCAAAAACCGGTGATTAGTCTAGCAATTTTGGGAGATGAAAAAGCTGATTGGAAACCAGAAAGTTATAATTATAGCTTAGGAGGGTGTGAGGTAAGTCTGAAATTTCCCGTGGTGAAACTACTCAGCTATGAGGAAAAATGGTCAGAACTGGAAGAAAGTAATAATCCTTTTGCTATAGTGGTAATGGCACATCTAAAAACAAAAGCAACTAAGGGAAAACCAGAGGAGAGAGAAAAATGGAAATGGATTTTAATCCGAGGACTATATAACGGGGGGTTAGATAGAAACCAGATAGTTCGATTGCTGGGAATCATTGATACAATGATGAAGCTACCTAAAAAATCACAGGAAAGTTTGGAGAATAAGATAAAGAACTTTGAAGAGGAAACAAAGATGCCACTGTTAACTAATATCGAGTTAAAAGGAATAGAAACTGGTAAGGAAATTGGCAAGGAAATTGGCACATTAGAAAAAGCTCATGATTATGTGAAACTGGTGTTGAAAACCCGATTGGGTGACATACCAGAGACAATTGCCAAAGGGGTGGACACAATATCAGTATTACCAATTTTGGATGAGCTACTAAAGTTGGCAATCAAAGTTGATTGTTTTGAAGATTTTCACCAATCCTTATTAAAATTATCTCCCAAAAAGTTTGAGTCAAATGAGTCGGATAAGAGCTAA